One region of Acidimicrobiia bacterium genomic DNA includes:
- a CDS encoding MarP family serine protease, with the protein MNFLDLLVIAAAVAAGWIGHRLGFVRRVASWGGLLAGVVLAVVLVDNVAEALRGTPPRTRLLGALAFVLLVATIGHAIGYASGGALHRHFGRSASPALHTGDRVAGAIVGVTGVLALMWLLIPALASSPGWPARAVRDSAVARAIDRIAPDPPSEAQTLGRLVGDESFPEVFDTLTSPDAGSPPQHGIPTEVGRRVSGSVVKVEGAACDREQEGTGFVAGTGLIVTNAHVVAGESRTRISTLDGTHFETDVVAFDPDRDLAVLEVSGLHLPALARGDGHVDDRGSLFGHPAGGPLRESPMRIAEQIVAKGTNIERTAATRREVFVLAAVTEPGDSGAPVVDQEGKVLGVLFAFDLSRPTTAYALTNSELNAVLDPVLSSARHEPVSTGACLSE; encoded by the coding sequence GTGAACTTCCTCGACCTGCTGGTCATCGCGGCTGCGGTCGCAGCCGGCTGGATCGGCCACCGATTGGGGTTCGTGCGGCGCGTCGCGTCGTGGGGCGGGCTGCTCGCGGGTGTGGTCCTCGCGGTCGTGTTGGTCGACAACGTGGCCGAGGCGTTACGCGGGACGCCGCCGCGCACTCGACTCCTCGGCGCGCTCGCGTTCGTGCTGCTCGTCGCGACCATCGGGCATGCGATCGGGTACGCGTCCGGGGGGGCGCTGCACCGACACTTCGGCCGCAGCGCGAGCCCCGCTCTGCACACGGGCGACCGTGTCGCGGGCGCGATCGTCGGCGTCACCGGTGTGCTCGCCCTGATGTGGCTGCTCATCCCCGCGCTGGCAAGCTCGCCGGGCTGGCCGGCGCGCGCGGTGCGCGACTCGGCGGTCGCGCGCGCGATCGACCGGATCGCTCCCGACCCGCCCTCCGAAGCCCAGACGCTCGGCCGGCTCGTCGGCGACGAGAGCTTCCCCGAGGTCTTCGACACCCTCACCTCGCCCGACGCGGGCTCGCCTCCGCAGCACGGGATTCCAACCGAGGTCGGGCGGCGGGTGAGCGGCTCGGTCGTGAAGGTCGAAGGCGCTGCGTGCGACCGGGAGCAGGAGGGCACCGGATTCGTCGCCGGTACCGGCCTGATCGTGACGAACGCGCACGTCGTGGCCGGGGAGTCGCGCACGCGCATCTCCACACTCGACGGGACGCACTTCGAGACCGACGTGGTCGCGTTCGACCCCGACCGCGACCTCGCGGTGCTCGAGGTCTCCGGACTCCACCTACCGGCACTCGCGCGCGGCGACGGTCATGTCGACGACCGCGGATCGCTCTTCGGCCACCCCGCGGGTGGACCGTTGCGCGAGTCGCCGATGCGCATCGCCGAGCAGATCGTCGCCAAGGGCACGAACATCGAGCGCACCGCCGCGACGCGGCGCGAAGTGTTCGTCCTCGCCGCCGTCACCGAGCCCGGTGACTCGGGCGCCCCGGTCGTCGACCAAGAGGGCAAGGTCCTCGGCGTCCTCTTTGCGTTCGACCTGAGCCGCCCCACCACCGCCTACGCCCTCACCAATTCCGAGTTGAACGCCGTGCTCGATCCGGTGCTCTCGAGCGCACGACACGAGCCCGTCTCCACCGGAGCCTGCCTCTCCGAATAG